In the genome of Arachis stenosperma cultivar V10309 chromosome 6, arast.V10309.gnm1.PFL2, whole genome shotgun sequence, the window TCATCATGTCTAATATAGCCTTAGGCTTTGCCTCTGCCATGAATTAAGCAAGGAATTAATAGTAAGAGATATATAGAAGAAGAGATTTTAGTTGGTGTATGTGTTGAGAATTGTGAACTTACTATGCGGACCACCGAGTCTATTAACAACGGTCATGAATGGCTCATGGAGATCTTTGGTCcatcttattcttcttttagtcgatgatgacgatgatgatgatggacCTCTCCTATAACCACAGTTGCTAGAACCACTCACATAGTCTTGCTTTTCTGTCTTTGACCGCAATCATGTAGTTTCAGAGCCAAATTGGGAGGTGAATAATAACAACATATTATCATGTTTATGCCCAACAGCTTAACTACTCTCAAATTATTTCTTAATAATTTGTTACCTGAGCCAATTAGTCATGTATAATAGTAGTAAGCTAAATAGTTAAAAAGTGCTAACAGTGGACAAATTCTGTTAAGTGTGTGATTAGTGAATTAATTTGTTAGAATACTGACTAGATAATTAGTTGTGCAATCTGCCAACTAACTATAACTTAAATGGCATAATTTTTTCATACTCATCTAAGAGACTAGGGATTTGAGTCTCCCTATGTTTATTCTAACAAACAAATTTACTAATCAGACACTAACAGAATTTATTCACATCAGCACTTTCTAACTAACTAATATTTAATTCAAGAAATGATTATGTAACTTATTCAAGTCATTAATTTCTACTAATgaaggaaagaagaaaaggaggTAAATTTATAAGAAGTAATAAGAACCTGATTTGTTTGAAAGGAAATCTGAAGAGGCTTCTCATGATGATCTGTAGCATCATATTCATGATCATCACCAATGAGTAGTTTACTATGAAGATGATGTTGTTGTGGATAGTGTTGATGGAAGAATAGCACATCATTAGCAGCAAGATCAGAGTATGAAGAAGGAATAGTGTTGCATCTTTCATAAGAGGAATAGCTATCTGCACTACTACTGCTAATACTAGAAGACTCAACTGCATCAACAACTGTTCCTGTTGTTAATGGAAGCTCAAAGTTCCAAGCAGAAGCAGGAACCTCATCATAATAGGGCTCATAACTACTCTGATCTTGTTCCCAGCACTCACCATATTGGTACAtgcttctttctttctctctcttttgcAAATGCTATAGCACTTGGTTTATGTGTCTTCTTCATCTCTTCATTTATATCCCCAAACAAAACCttgttaataaaaaaagtaatttataTCTCTATGTTTCTCTACTTTATTTATAATGTATGAGGACATAGCTTTGTCCAAGTGCATAGAGAATTTCCGAATGTACAAGGACAATTTTCTTGTCTCAATTCAAACATAGCTTGTGGTTAGCTtcatagagattccaatagTCACCTACATCATATATATACTATAGTCTTAGTTTATTTTATAAGAGATTCACATATACCACTTGCAATTGTTTAATCAATTTTGTGACATTGTGACTCAGCACAAACAATGCATTGAGTTAAGAGCCTCCTATTTAAAACAACAAGGAGAAAACAAGAAGATTAAACTGCATAATAACGTAGTATATGTTGACATGGGAACAAGATTCCTGAGCAATTTAGGTCATGTTTAATGTTTCCTGTTCTTGTTAATTAGTTGTTAAGATAAAGATTCTGTATTAATTAAATAGGAATAGgaatatatatgtatttatatcgACATGCAAAAGTGGAATCATGTCCAATAATTAGCTTAATTAGTAGGTT includes:
- the LOC130935910 gene encoding myb family transcription factor PHL5-like isoform X1 is translated as MYQYGECWEQDQSSYEPYYDEVPASAWNFELPLTTGTVVDAVESSSISSSSADSYSSYERCNTIPSSYSDLAANDVLFFHQHYPQQHHLHSKLLIGDDHEYDATDHHEKPLQISFQTNQTEKQDYVSGSSNCGYRRGPSSSSSSSTKRRIRWTKDLHEPFMTVVNRLGGPHKAKPKAILDMMKSDLLSITHIKSHLQKYRSTIWHHKASHERSFEEGDKTDVTHQLQHKIRQIQIEESQQLQQEVRRSIHQQLEMQRTLQMLIEQQREQLKMMLDQQKERNKVGKKLNNP
- the LOC130935910 gene encoding myb family transcription factor PHL5-like isoform X2; protein product: MYQYGECWEQDQSSYEPYYDEVPASAWNFELPLTTGTVVDAVESSSISSSSADSYSSYERCNTIPSSYSDLAANDVLFFHQHYPQQHHLHSKLLIGDDHEYDATDHHEKPLQISFQTNQTEKQDYVSGSSNCGYRRGPSSSSSSSTKRRIRWTKDLHEPFMTVVNRLGGPHKAKPKAILDMMKSDLLSITHIKSHLQKYRSTIWHHKASHERSFEEGDKTDVTHQLQHKIQIQIEESQQLQQEVRRSIHQQLEMQRTLQMLIEQQREQLKMMLDQQKERNKVGKKLNNP